The Rhodohalobacter sp. SW132 genome has a segment encoding these proteins:
- the rho gene encoding transcription termination factor Rho, translated as MSENQTDTSYTDLESLQKKSVKELKEIAKSIGLKGVSTLRKQSLIERIADTQKSESDSSSGAGVPNIEYGQDSHIQTYDNRRSDQNRKKQMQEHKGKKRGQYKKNKKHVSNVLPESEAPSLDERLEEIKPDLGKFLLNEGTLEILPDGYGFLRSVNYNYKASPDDIYVSPSQIKRFRLRQGDCVIGIIRPPKVGERYFALLRVEGVNGRIPTDMDNRGDFEDLMPVYPDMRYKLETHPSQYTTRLIDLFAPIGKGQRGLIVAQPKTGKTTIMRDIANSVNKNNPETKVIILLVDERPEEVTEMQRTVNDAEVVASTFDEKPENHIGLSEIVFEKAKRLVESGHDVLLLMDSITRLGRAYNVAGTNSGRTMSGGIDSEALKAPRQLFSSARNIEDGGSLTIIATALVDTGSRMDDVIFEEFKGTGNMELVLDRRLAERRIFPAIDVFKSGTRREELIVSDEEREKVVLLRRYLNQHNAFEAMEFLLDKMKGTPSNEEFLISMNK; from the coding sequence ATGTCGGAGAATCAAACCGATACATCATATACTGATTTGGAATCACTACAAAAAAAATCTGTTAAAGAGCTCAAAGAGATCGCGAAATCAATCGGGCTGAAAGGTGTTTCAACACTTCGAAAACAGAGTTTGATTGAACGGATTGCGGATACACAGAAATCCGAAAGCGACTCATCTTCCGGGGCTGGTGTGCCTAATATTGAATATGGACAGGATTCTCATATTCAGACGTACGACAATCGAAGGTCGGACCAGAACCGCAAAAAGCAGATGCAGGAACACAAGGGCAAAAAAAGAGGCCAGTATAAAAAAAATAAAAAGCATGTAAGCAATGTGCTGCCCGAATCAGAAGCCCCTTCGCTTGATGAACGCCTTGAAGAGATTAAACCCGATTTGGGTAAATTTCTGCTTAACGAGGGCACACTTGAAATTCTTCCCGATGGTTATGGTTTTCTGCGTTCCGTAAACTATAATTATAAGGCGAGCCCGGATGATATCTATGTATCTCCATCTCAGATTAAACGGTTTCGCTTGCGCCAGGGTGATTGTGTGATTGGTATCATTCGTCCGCCCAAAGTTGGCGAGCGCTATTTCGCACTGCTAAGGGTAGAGGGAGTGAATGGACGTATTCCTACCGATATGGATAACAGGGGCGATTTTGAAGACCTGATGCCGGTTTATCCCGATATGCGTTACAAACTTGAAACGCATCCATCACAATATACCACCCGCCTGATCGATCTTTTTGCTCCGATTGGAAAAGGGCAGAGGGGCTTGATTGTAGCCCAGCCTAAAACCGGGAAAACCACAATTATGCGGGATATTGCCAATTCTGTAAACAAAAATAATCCCGAAACGAAAGTGATCATTCTTCTGGTTGATGAACGTCCGGAAGAGGTTACAGAGATGCAGCGAACGGTAAATGATGCCGAAGTTGTAGCTTCAACATTTGATGAGAAGCCGGAAAATCATATCGGGTTGTCTGAAATTGTATTTGAAAAAGCAAAACGCCTTGTGGAAAGCGGCCATGATGTTCTGTTGCTAATGGACTCCATCACCCGGCTGGGACGCGCGTATAACGTAGCTGGCACCAACTCAGGACGAACCATGTCGGGCGGTATCGATTCGGAAGCGCTGAAAGCACCGCGGCAGCTTTTCAGCTCCGCGCGGAATATCGAAGATGGCGGAAGTCTCACCATCATTGCAACTGCACTGGTGGATACCGGGTCGCGGATGGACGATGTAATTTTCGAAGAGTTTAAGGGAACCGGTAACATGGAACTGGTGCTGGACAGGCGACTTGCCGAACGACGTATTTTCCCCGCCATTGACGTATTCAAAAGCGGAACCCGGCGTGAAGAACTTATCGTTTCCGATGAAGAGAGAGAAAAAGTGGTGCTTTTGCGCCGTTACCTCAACCAGCACAATGCCTTTGAGGCAATGGAGTTTCTGCTCGATAAAATGAAAGGAACCCCTTCAAACGAAGAGTTTCTGATTTCGATGAACAAGTAG
- a CDS encoding folylpolyglutamate synthase/dihydrofolate synthase family protein — translation MSTRFQTADDVYGYIDSIPMFGRSGASAANFSLDSIRDFCEKIGNPHLSTPCIHVAGTNGKGTTCRILASVYQSAGYKTGLFTSPHLVEYRERISVDAQMIPDAKLVEFFQRHETELETHSLTYFELSAVIAFWYFSDQEVDIAIYETGLGGRLDATNIVKPLVSLVTSISLDHTDILGNTIAQIAAEKAGIIKPGRPVVTGNLPAEADQVIESIAEKVKSEWIKAAQIPEYHTMITGSGDAARPFLLSEKLNLPIVYSVVRCLSEQYPVSLLSLQDGLDEWQKRYPDGASFRQLHPDLQWYYDGAHNTDSLSLLIRQLKEIAPLDQWTFVLAMMSDKLNSKTASLVSKTGSLYYYPINSERAAGEEQYQKYFKYATKLPVKDEDLETGWIVNKKTELVIFGGSFYFYQTVRRWMGNIIAQ, via the coding sequence GTGAGTACCCGATTTCAAACGGCCGATGATGTGTACGGTTACATAGATTCGATACCGATGTTTGGCAGAAGCGGTGCATCCGCGGCAAACTTTTCGCTCGATTCAATCAGGGATTTTTGCGAAAAGATTGGAAATCCGCATCTCTCCACTCCGTGCATTCATGTAGCGGGTACAAATGGAAAGGGCACAACATGCCGGATACTTGCATCGGTGTACCAGTCAGCCGGTTATAAAACGGGTTTATTTACATCGCCCCATTTGGTAGAGTACAGGGAGCGGATCTCGGTTGACGCTCAAATGATTCCAGATGCCAAACTTGTGGAATTTTTTCAGCGGCACGAAACCGAACTCGAAACGCACTCTTTAACCTACTTTGAGCTCTCGGCGGTGATAGCGTTCTGGTATTTTAGTGACCAGGAGGTGGATATTGCCATATACGAAACCGGGCTTGGCGGGCGTCTTGATGCTACAAATATTGTGAAACCTCTTGTAAGTTTAGTCACCTCGATTAGCCTGGACCATACCGATATTCTTGGAAATACAATTGCACAGATTGCAGCTGAAAAAGCGGGAATCATCAAACCCGGCCGGCCTGTGGTAACTGGAAATCTGCCCGCAGAAGCGGATCAGGTAATTGAATCGATCGCTGAGAAGGTAAAATCTGAATGGATAAAGGCTGCACAAATTCCGGAATACCACACTATGATTACCGGGAGCGGAGATGCAGCACGTCCGTTTTTGCTGTCCGAGAAATTGAATCTGCCAATCGTCTATTCAGTAGTACGTTGTTTAAGTGAACAATATCCCGTATCATTACTGTCTCTGCAAGATGGCTTAGATGAGTGGCAAAAACGATATCCCGACGGAGCGTCCTTCCGTCAGCTGCACCCGGATCTGCAATGGTATTATGATGGAGCTCATAACACAGATTCACTTTCGCTCCTGATCCGGCAATTAAAGGAAATAGCCCCTTTGGACCAATGGACATTCGTGCTTGCTATGATGTCTGATAAACTCAATAGTAAAACGGCTTCACTGGTATCAAAAACCGGTTCATTATATTATTATCCGATCAATTCGGAACGGGCTGCCGGGGAGGAGCAATATCAAAAATATTTTAAGTACGCAACGAAATTGCCTGTTAAAGATGAAGATTTAGAAACAGGCTGGATTGTAAATAAAAAAACAGAATTAGTAATTTTTGGAGGAAGTTTTTACTTTTATCAAACCGTTAGGCGATGGATGGGAAACATTATTGCTCAATAA
- a CDS encoding aminotransferase class IV → MRSRKMALSLNGNVVSEDAGKIHAQSDGLYHGAGCFETFKSYSGTFLRFDEHLNRLNRGIEYLTHSHAEPLNSSVIREEISDLIQSNNLSGSDAKIRIQVSIAGTNGYSVREPVQLNRVITADVYNRSASPRNLVTSSVTVVPNTSVPSDLKLSNMLHYRQAAIEAKARGADDALMLTTDGYVAETSIANLFWVTGDTVHTPSIECDILPGVMRNIVINLLEEMGLKTEQGKYQPDSILDSDFIWCTNSLMECVPVRKIDDLDFDSKSGLFTELSRELKNYKRNALQ, encoded by the coding sequence ATGAGGAGTCGTAAGATGGCGCTCTCTCTAAATGGCAATGTTGTTTCTGAAGATGCAGGAAAAATCCACGCACAATCAGATGGGCTTTACCATGGCGCGGGCTGTTTTGAAACGTTCAAAAGCTACAGCGGTACATTTTTACGGTTTGATGAACATCTCAACCGGCTGAACCGTGGAATTGAGTATCTGACCCACTCCCATGCAGAACCCTTGAACAGCTCAGTCATCAGGGAAGAAATTTCGGATCTGATTCAATCCAACAACTTATCCGGTTCAGATGCTAAAATTCGTATCCAGGTATCCATTGCCGGCACCAACGGATATTCCGTTCGGGAACCTGTTCAACTGAACCGGGTAATAACGGCGGATGTTTACAATCGATCGGCATCTCCAAGAAATCTCGTGACTTCATCCGTTACGGTAGTGCCGAATACATCCGTTCCTTCGGATCTTAAATTGAGCAACATGCTTCACTACAGACAGGCAGCTATTGAGGCAAAAGCCAGAGGCGCGGATGACGCCCTGATGCTTACAACAGATGGCTATGTGGCTGAAACGTCCATCGCCAACCTGTTCTGGGTAACAGGGGATACCGTTCATACACCGTCCATTGAGTGTGATATTCTTCCCGGAGTGATGAGAAACATCGTAATCAACCTGCTGGAAGAAATGGGATTAAAAACAGAGCAGGGAAAATATCAACCTGATTCTATTCTGGATAGTGATTTTATATGGTGTACCAACAGCCTGATGGAATGTGTGCCGGTGCGGAAGATTGATGATCTCGATTTTGATTCAAAATCCGGACTCTTTACAGAATTGAGTCGTGAATTAAAAAACTACAAACGGAACGCATTACAGTGA
- a CDS encoding TlpA disulfide reductase family protein has translation MRLDPKYFNLFLVVCAAITALVIVFSTVRYVSNQQETFREEIREADLSSWNLYRYTEQDSVTVEQFSGSPVVVHFWSTWSGMSMEVNQVLSGEKQNRPELIIVAAASRDGDEQVLEYIDGVNYDFVFVNGTSVYQDLMVPGMPSLLFINRKGEIVDHLVGKDTDEMVRKIEQLLDEES, from the coding sequence ATGCGTTTAGATCCCAAATATTTTAACCTGTTTCTTGTTGTTTGTGCGGCTATAACAGCACTTGTGATTGTTTTCAGCACAGTCCGTTATGTATCCAACCAGCAGGAAACGTTCAGAGAAGAAATTCGCGAAGCGGATTTAAGCAGTTGGAATCTGTATCGCTACACAGAGCAGGATTCAGTTACTGTTGAACAGTTTTCGGGAAGCCCGGTTGTTGTGCATTTCTGGTCAACCTGGTCGGGTATGTCTATGGAAGTAAACCAGGTGCTTTCCGGTGAGAAACAGAATCGTCCGGAGTTGATTATTGTGGCCGCCGCTTCGCGGGACGGGGATGAGCAAGTACTTGAGTATATCGACGGTGTGAACTATGATTTCGTTTTTGTGAACGGGACATCGGTGTACCAGGATCTGATGGTGCCGGGGATGCCGTCGCTATTATTTATAAATCGAAAGGGTGAAATTGTGGATCATCTTGTGGGCAAAGACACAGATGAAATGGTCCGGAAAATTGAACAACTTCTTGATGAGGAGTCGTAA
- a CDS encoding HNH endonuclease: MADRKEIYHTLRLKMEDAGFQFEKEQRPHRQNRKENELVFVHPLLIEKFDEDGYEVRAEKFYIKPLSDEPDCEIGLVTGTTSALFDDSFFVEPNAIDSHKKKPAWTNRENQSSLDRLLMSIVKYLGSIEKQSTNQTFIEGNARNILQTSYERSTEAREVCLKHHGFSCKVCDFNFEEKFGEVGKGFIHVHHRNQISETGGEYEVDPISDLIPVCPNCHAMIHSKRPAFTVEQIRNIRKVGS; encoded by the coding sequence ATGGCAGATAGAAAGGAAATATATCACACGCTCAGACTCAAGATGGAAGATGCTGGTTTTCAATTCGAGAAAGAGCAAAGACCGCACAGGCAAAATAGAAAAGAGAATGAGCTTGTTTTCGTCCATCCTCTGTTAATCGAAAAGTTTGATGAAGATGGCTACGAAGTAAGAGCTGAAAAGTTTTATATAAAGCCACTTTCAGATGAGCCTGATTGCGAAATAGGCTTAGTAACTGGTACAACATCTGCTTTATTTGACGATTCTTTCTTTGTAGAACCCAATGCTATCGATTCACATAAAAAAAAGCCAGCTTGGACTAATAGAGAAAATCAATCTTCTTTGGATAGACTGTTAATGTCTATTGTCAAATATCTTGGTTCGATTGAAAAGCAAAGTACCAATCAGACTTTTATAGAAGGTAATGCTAGAAATATTCTTCAAACCTCTTATGAAAGAAGTACAGAAGCAAGAGAAGTATGTTTAAAACATCACGGGTTTTCTTGCAAAGTGTGTGACTTCAATTTTGAAGAGAAATTCGGTGAAGTGGGAAAAGGATTTATCCACGTTCATCATAGAAATCAAATATCTGAGACTGGGGGAGAATACGAGGTTGATCCTATATCTGATTTGATACCAGTCTGCCCGAATTGCCATGCAATGATTCATTCGAAAAGACCTGCGTTCACGGTTGAACAGATAAGAAATATACGGAAAGTGGGTTCTTAG
- a CDS encoding nicotinate phosphoribosyltransferase, producing MYIDKPTSFTDYYELTMAQGYFLEGDREKKGVFDYFFRKVPFDGGYVVFTGLNDLLEALENFTFRDSELSYLKKEGFDSGFLNYLADFKFTGSLYSPKEGEVVFPNVPLIRVEGDLIETQLIETLLLNILNFQSLIATKASRMRYAAGEDATLLDFGLRRSQGLGGIHATRAAYIGGFDGTSNVYSSQQFGIPASGTMAHSWVQSFDDELEAFRTYARHFPDSTVLLVDTYNTLKSGLPNAITVAKELKEKGHSLKGIRLDSGDLAYLSKQSRKLLDNAGFTDVKIAASNQLDERVIASLKNQNSPIDIFGVGTRLVTGHNSPALDGVYKLSESGSEPKLKVSENIEKITLPGAKSVRRYLNGDGMYYADAIGMKQDDPFELIHHPTFPAKEVSLEGREFYPLLNEIMNNGEIKSRQVSISDSKEYCRESLAKLPREYKRFDNPHIYKVGVTPKLLTLRDQLLDQHKI from the coding sequence ATGTATATTGATAAACCGACCTCCTTCACGGATTATTACGAACTTACGATGGCCCAGGGATACTTTTTGGAGGGTGATAGAGAGAAAAAGGGTGTCTTCGATTACTTCTTCAGAAAAGTGCCTTTTGATGGCGGATATGTAGTTTTTACAGGCCTGAATGATCTGCTGGAAGCACTGGAGAATTTCACTTTCCGGGATTCCGAATTAAGCTATCTGAAAAAAGAAGGTTTCGACTCCGGTTTTCTGAACTACCTGGCTGATTTCAAATTTACCGGTTCACTCTATTCACCCAAAGAAGGCGAGGTTGTATTCCCGAATGTACCGCTGATCCGCGTGGAAGGTGATTTGATCGAAACACAGCTCATTGAGACGCTTTTGCTCAATATCCTGAATTTTCAAAGTTTGATTGCGACCAAAGCGTCCCGAATGCGCTATGCCGCTGGTGAAGATGCAACCCTGCTCGATTTCGGTCTTCGCCGTTCACAGGGGCTTGGCGGAATCCACGCTACCCGGGCCGCTTACATTGGCGGATTCGACGGCACATCCAATGTCTACTCATCCCAGCAATTTGGCATACCTGCCAGCGGAACCATGGCTCACTCCTGGGTCCAGTCGTTTGATGACGAACTCGAAGCTTTTCGCACCTATGCCAGACATTTCCCCGATTCCACTGTGCTGCTTGTTGATACATACAACACACTTAAATCCGGCCTCCCAAATGCTATCACCGTAGCAAAAGAGTTGAAAGAAAAAGGGCATTCACTCAAAGGAATCCGTCTCGATAGCGGTGACCTCGCCTATCTGTCCAAACAATCACGAAAATTACTGGACAATGCAGGCTTCACGGATGTGAAAATTGCGGCTTCCAATCAGCTTGATGAGCGCGTGATTGCCAGTCTAAAAAACCAGAATTCCCCGATTGATATATTCGGCGTGGGAACGCGGCTTGTAACAGGGCACAACTCTCCTGCGCTGGATGGCGTTTATAAGCTGAGTGAATCGGGCTCTGAGCCTAAACTAAAAGTATCAGAAAACATTGAAAAGATTACACTGCCGGGAGCTAAATCCGTTCGGCGATATCTGAATGGTGACGGAATGTATTACGCGGACGCCATCGGGATGAAACAGGATGATCCGTTTGAATTGATTCATCACCCAACCTTTCCCGCAAAGGAGGTATCTCTTGAAGGAAGAGAGTTTTATCCGCTGTTAAATGAAATAATGAACAATGGTGAGATCAAATCCAGGCAGGTTTCTATTTCGGATTCGAAGGAATATTGCAGAGAGAGCCTGGCTAAACTTCCGCGGGAGTATAAACGTTTTGATAATCCGCACATTTATAAAGTTGGAGTTACACCGAAATTGTTAACCTTGCGTGATCAGCTTCTTGATCAGCATAAAATCTAA
- the pncA gene encoding bifunctional nicotinamidase/pyrazinamidase has product MKALLLVDIQNDFCKDGALEVPDANRILPVVNKLIDSFDRIIQTQDWHPDGHHSFAASHEGNEPYDTVEMDYGTQVLWPDHCVQGSHGGEFHPDLNTQKSQVIIRKGYRKEIDSYSAFYENDQKTKTGLTGYLNDRGITDLYTAGLATDFCVKWSVLDGIKEGFKMHIIEDAVKGIDIDGSLDAAWSEMKEAGVDVVTSESLIS; this is encoded by the coding sequence ATGAAAGCGCTGCTTTTAGTAGATATTCAAAATGATTTTTGTAAAGATGGTGCACTTGAAGTGCCGGATGCCAATCGTATTCTGCCTGTTGTAAACAAGCTTATCGATTCGTTCGACAGGATTATTCAAACGCAGGACTGGCACCCGGACGGACATCACTCGTTTGCTGCCAGCCACGAAGGAAACGAACCGTACGATACTGTGGAGATGGATTACGGAACCCAGGTTCTCTGGCCGGATCACTGCGTTCAGGGTTCTCATGGAGGTGAGTTCCACCCGGATCTGAATACTCAAAAATCCCAGGTGATTATTCGCAAAGGATATCGCAAAGAGATCGATTCATACTCTGCATTTTATGAAAATGACCAAAAAACGAAAACCGGGCTGACAGGCTACCTGAACGATCGCGGAATCACGGATCTCTACACCGCAGGACTGGCTACTGATTTTTGCGTTAAATGGTCAGTTCTGGATGGAATCAAGGAGGGATTTAAGATGCATATCATCGAAGATGCTGTCAAAGGAATTGACATCGACGGATCGCTGGATGCTGCATGGAGCGAGATGAAAGAAGCCGGCGTTGATGTGGTAACCTCAGAAAGCCTGATCTCTTGA
- a CDS encoding FAD-binding oxidoreductase: protein MSTSASDFDVTILGAGIAGLAAADALLQRQVNVAIIDTGLPGGGSSGAPLVLINPATGRRAKLVEHAEESIIATEDLLKRTAKFAGEIFYSKNGVLRPALTKDLADDFRRSPDKYDWPGEDWISWLDKEPFEKKYPWFGEHSGGLEIPHAFTVVADRYIEFLTDYLRSKGLQTFFETDYNINTSEDQTFSIDLENGRSFSTKAIIYAAGSAITQIPEWDFLPANSIKGQLLDLTFAEELPFNHSVSSMGYFAFNPATPHRLVAGSTYEHHYTHLDTDKEGETYLYKKLERTFPGLPNRRHSKKMWAGERVSLNDHKPVIGAHPELKNRYIIGGLGSKGIIYSPHLAKQLSDLVLDGRPVDLEFSPSRFLDH from the coding sequence TTGAGTACGTCAGCCAGTGATTTTGATGTTACGATTCTTGGAGCTGGAATTGCGGGTTTAGCTGCCGCAGATGCACTTTTACAACGCCAGGTAAACGTTGCAATCATCGATACGGGCTTGCCGGGGGGCGGATCATCCGGAGCTCCGCTTGTTCTAATTAACCCAGCTACGGGCCGCCGTGCAAAGCTTGTTGAGCATGCTGAAGAATCCATCATAGCAACAGAAGACCTTCTGAAACGAACCGCGAAATTTGCAGGGGAAATCTTCTATTCAAAAAACGGAGTCCTGCGCCCCGCCTTAACGAAAGACCTTGCTGATGACTTCCGCCGATCTCCTGATAAGTATGACTGGCCGGGCGAAGACTGGATCAGCTGGCTTGATAAAGAACCGTTCGAGAAGAAATATCCTTGGTTTGGGGAGCATTCAGGCGGACTTGAGATTCCACACGCGTTTACGGTGGTAGCCGATCGGTACATAGAATTTCTCACAGATTATTTGCGATCGAAAGGTTTACAAACGTTTTTTGAGACGGATTACAATATCAATACTTCAGAGGATCAGACTTTTTCCATTGATCTTGAAAACGGCCGGTCGTTTTCAACGAAAGCGATTATTTACGCTGCGGGCTCTGCCATCACACAAATTCCTGAATGGGATTTTCTGCCGGCGAATAGCATTAAAGGTCAGCTTCTGGACCTTACATTTGCGGAAGAACTGCCTTTCAATCACTCCGTTTCCAGCATGGGCTATTTCGCTTTCAACCCGGCTACTCCCCATCGGCTGGTTGCAGGCAGCACGTATGAACATCACTACACTCACCTTGACACAGATAAAGAAGGTGAAACATACTTATACAAAAAACTGGAACGTACATTTCCCGGTTTACCAAACCGACGTCATTCCAAAAAAATGTGGGCCGGTGAGCGCGTGAGTCTGAACGACCATAAACCGGTGATCGGGGCACATCCCGAACTGAAAAACCGCTATATCATTGGCGGACTGGGATCTAAAGGAATAATATACAGTCCGCATCTTGCCAAACAGCTTTCAGACCTCGTCCTTGATGGTCGGCCTGTGGATCTTGAATTCAGCCCTTCCCGTTTTCTGGATCACTAA
- a CDS encoding asparagine--tRNA ligase, giving the protein MTTIHQLSNHENEIVTLKGWIYNSRSSKGLHFLELRDGTGLCQCIVSEQEVSSEVFEAAGTLKQESSLEISGKVIKDDRSVGGYELHATDVKVYQVAENYPITPKDHGVEFLMENRHLWLRSQRQWAAMQVRNTIVFAIHQFFQGEGFIQMDAPIFTGNAAEGTTTLFETDYFDEKAYLTQSGQLYAEAMAMAHGKVYTFGPTFRAEKSKTRRHLTEFWMIEPEMAFYDLDMNMELAEKMLKFIISTVLEKHESELKTLERDTTYLKKAVAEPFKKISYTDAVEQLKSDATAEMLNEMEEDRKKELEDIQQEEKEIKKEHGSAKKWRKAQIDERVKEIHARIDQIEEDLRNIPVWKESAANFEWGNDFGGSDETILTMQYDTPVMVHRYPAAVKAFYMKRDPEDEKLALALDVLAPEGYGEIIGGSEREDSLENLQERIKEHDLPEEAFDWYLDLRKYGSVPHSGYGLGLERTVSWLCGLSHVRETIPFPRMLGRLRP; this is encoded by the coding sequence ATGACGACCATACATCAGCTTTCAAATCACGAAAATGAAATTGTAACGCTAAAAGGCTGGATATATAACAGCCGGAGCAGTAAAGGGCTTCACTTTCTGGAGTTGCGGGACGGAACCGGCCTCTGCCAGTGTATCGTTTCGGAGCAGGAAGTTTCGTCGGAAGTTTTTGAAGCCGCCGGTACGCTGAAACAGGAGAGCTCCCTGGAAATTTCAGGCAAAGTGATAAAAGACGACAGAAGCGTGGGCGGTTATGAACTTCATGCCACGGATGTGAAAGTTTACCAGGTGGCTGAAAATTATCCCATCACACCAAAAGATCATGGTGTAGAATTTTTGATGGAAAACCGTCATCTCTGGCTGAGAAGTCAGCGCCAGTGGGCGGCAATGCAGGTTAGAAATACGATTGTTTTCGCGATTCATCAATTTTTCCAGGGGGAAGGTTTTATCCAGATGGATGCCCCGATATTTACCGGGAATGCGGCCGAAGGCACAACCACACTTTTTGAAACGGACTATTTTGATGAGAAAGCGTACCTCACTCAGTCCGGTCAGCTTTACGCTGAAGCGATGGCGATGGCGCACGGAAAAGTGTACACTTTCGGGCCAACCTTCCGAGCTGAAAAAAGCAAAACGCGCCGACACCTTACCGAATTCTGGATGATTGAACCGGAGATGGCGTTTTATGACCTGGATATGAACATGGAGCTTGCTGAAAAAATGCTCAAGTTTATCATCAGTACCGTGCTTGAAAAACATGAAAGCGAGCTGAAAACTTTGGAACGGGATACTACATATCTGAAAAAAGCTGTCGCTGAACCGTTCAAAAAAATCTCCTATACCGATGCGGTTGAACAGCTGAAAAGTGATGCTACGGCTGAAATGCTTAATGAGATGGAAGAAGATCGGAAAAAAGAGCTTGAAGATATTCAGCAGGAAGAGAAAGAGATCAAAAAAGAGCATGGATCTGCCAAAAAGTGGAGAAAAGCCCAGATTGATGAACGGGTTAAGGAGATTCACGCGCGAATTGATCAGATTGAAGAGGACCTCAGAAATATTCCGGTTTGGAAAGAGTCGGCCGCAAACTTTGAGTGGGGTAACGATTTTGGCGGAAGTGATGAAACCATTCTTACCATGCAGTACGATACTCCGGTAATGGTCCACCGATATCCTGCGGCGGTAAAAGCGTTTTATATGAAGCGTGATCCAGAAGATGAAAAACTGGCCCTTGCACTGGATGTGCTGGCTCCTGAAGGCTACGGTGAAATTATTGGCGGAAGTGAGCGGGAAGACAGCCTGGAAAATCTTCAGGAGCGAATCAAAGAGCACGATCTGCCCGAGGAAGCGTTCGACTGGTACCTTGATCTCAGAAAATATGGATCGGTTCCTCACAGCGGTTACGGCCTCGGACTGGAACGAACGGTCTCCTGGCTCTGCGGTCTATCCCATGTTCGCGAAACCATTCCGTTCCCGAGAATGCTCGGCCGCCTGCGTCCATAG